In the Clostridium cellulovorans 743B genome, TAGTATTAAATAATTTTTATAATCCGTATAATTTAAGTATTAAGAAAAGCTTAGAAGATATTGCAAAAGAAAATAATAACAATGTTAAATTTACTTTCTTTGATGGAAAAGGTAATGAAGCTATAGAAAATGAGCTTGTAGGAAAGATGTTTAATGAAAACTATAAACTTTTATTAGTTGCTATTGTTGATAAAAGATCAAGTGAACTGGTATCAAACTTTGTTTCCAAGGCTAAAAATAAAAATGTACCAATAATTTTTATTAACACAACTCCTGCTGATATAGATGTACTTAATGGTTATACAAAAGCTCTTGCTATAAATACTGATTCAATACAAGCAGCTACACTACAAGGAAAGTTAATTGTTGATGCATGGAATACCAACAAGAAAAGTATGGACAAAAACAATGATGATATTTTGCAGTATATTTTGATACAAGGGGAACCAGAGAGTTATGCGGCAATTGTACGCAATCAATATGTTATTCAAACAATCAACAATGCAAGAATAAAAACCGAAGAACTTGCAAAAATCTCAGCTAATTGGAATTCAGACATAGCAGAAGCTGCTATACAACCATTATTTTTTAGATACGGTGATAAAATTGAAGCTATAATTTCAAATAATGATTCAATGGCAATAGGTACAATTAAGGCCCTTCAGAAATATGGCTATAACAAAGGCAATAAGATAAAAACTATTCCTGTTTTTGGAATTGGGGCAGTATCAGAAGCACAAGAATTGATAAAAAAAGGTTTTATGGCTGGTTCTGTTCTGCAAAATCCTCGGTTGCTTGCAGAAGCACTTTATACTGTAGGGATGAATTTAATTTTAAATAAACTTCCACTGGAAGGTACAAATTATAAGTTTGATAAAAGAGGGAAAATAATCCTCATACCTTTTGAAGAATATAAAGGTCAAGACAAAAGCCTAAGTCAGATTGATTTAGGCTTTTAACTTATACATTGAATATATTGTTGTTTATGACGTTTTGAAGTTTGTCACTAGAGTCTTTTATTTGTTTTAGAAGGCTATAAATAGTCGCTATATTAGCGTTAAGTTCTTCAGTAGTTGCTAGCAGTTCTTCTGTAGAAGCAGAATGTTCTTCAGCAATGGAAGCTATACTCTCAGATTCCATGTTGATTTTAGAAAATAAGCTAGCCAAGTTATCAATTTTACTAATCTCTTCAGATATAAATTTATTTATATTATTAAAGGAACTTTGGATCATATTAAAGCTATTATTAACCTGTTCGCCATAGGTCTTACCTTCCTTCATGGCTGTATGGCCTTTATTCACCTCAATAAGTACATTTTGAGTTTTTTCCTTTATTTTAGTAATGATTTTATTAATTTGTTCAACAGTACTTCCACTTTGTTCAGCAAGTTTTCTTACTTCGTCTGCTACCACAGCAAAACCTTTACCTGATTCGCCAGCTCTAGAAGCTTCTATCGATGCATTTAAAGCTAAAAGATTAGTTTGCTCTGAAATTTGAGTTATTCCTATAAGAAAATTATTTACCTCATCCATATTATTACTTAGTTCAATAACCGTTTCATAAGATTTTGATACAGATTCACCAATAATACTTATTTGATTAGCCATTATACTAACCTTTTCAGAGCCTTCACGAACCACTTGATTAGCGTTAGATGAAACATCAGCCAGTTGTTTTGAAAAGTTAGTTATTTCAGAGACCTTTCCATCTGCTTCCTTCATCATACGGTTTATATGATTGACGCTCTCAGTCTGACCAACTACACCTTTCGTGATTTCTTGAACAGTTGTTGCCATAGAATTACTTATTTCATGTACTACACCAACATTATCATTACAGTTAGTAATGTCACTATTTAAAGAGTAGTTGCTTGTGAGGATTACATCCATTGTTTTTTCTAATTCCATTAATAGATTTCTAGCTGTTGTTTCTTTCTCATTAGCAGAAAAAATTAATTTTTCACCCCAATCTGTTAAGAAAAATAGACAAAGGTTAATGATAATAATTAGTATCAAGCTTGGTATAAAATCCTCAGGGTTAAATATAGGCTTCACTAAAACTTGCAATATAATTAAAGCAATAAAAATGACAATTCCGTTAATCAGTACTAATAACTTATTTAAATAAAGGGCTATAATACAAAATGATAGCATCAGCAGCAATATGGATGTTGCTATAGAAGGTGCTACTGGAAAACTAGTAAGCGCATAAATTGTAAAAGCTAGTGTTGCAATATACATAACTTTTTTTTCAAATCCCTGCTTTTTAAAAAATGCTATAGATAAAGCGGCGCCTAAAAAGATAGAGATATTTCCTAATAGTGGTATAGGCTTTTTCAATAATATAGTCATTATAAGGGATGTGAGAGCAAAGAAAATCAGTATATATGAAACAATTTTATTAACTTTCTTTACATGAGTTAATAATTCAGGGTTACTATTCATGGTTATCACCTCTAAAACTTTCTTACGGATAAATATTTTCACAAATAGTATGCCCATTATAGACAATTGTACAAATATAATTATAGGCAAGTTTCAATTTTAAAATAAACGTTGATGTACTATATTAAGGAAAATTTATTATGAAGGTAAATTTATATTGATATGTTATAAAAAAGTTAGTATTCTAAACTTATGTATAAATTTAGGTAAAGAATCTTCATATGCTATGTTGATTTTTCAATATGTCAATAGGATTTTGATCAAGTATCGATAATGGAATGTATATTTAAGGAAAAATGTTAAAGGGAATTTAACAGATGTTTCAAAATTGATTCTAAATTTATATTATGTAATGAAAAGCTTGAAAAAAACTTGAAAAAAGCTTTAATTAACATAACAAATATTATTGGGAAAGCATTTATAAGCAATTTGCTAAAAGAGGGGAACATACATATGAAGAATTATAAGAAAATTTTAAAACCTATAACAGCAATATGCATAGTTTTTGCTTGGTTTTTTATTGGATTTAAGGTTCGTGATTATATGATTGGTTCAGATATAAAATATATTAATGAAGCAAAAAGACTTATTGAAAGTAAGTATTATGGGGACATGCCTCAGATGGATTTGAAGTATTTAGCAGTAAGAGGAATGCTTTATAATTTAGGAGATAAGAGAGCGAATCTTCTAACACCAGAAATAGCAGATAGATACCTACAATATATGGACGGAAATTATGGAGTCATAGGGATTTCTAGTGATATGGAAGATGGTTCTTTTGTTGTTAAAGGAGTAAGAAATGGCGGGCCAGCAGAAAAAGCTGGGATTCTTGAAGGAGATAAAATAGTAGAAATTGATGGGTGGAAAGTGCGAAAGGATTCTACATATTCTGAAAATGCCTATAGAATAATCGGTCCTAAAAATACTGCTGTGAAATTAGTAATAGAAAGAGACGGCGAAAATTTAGATTTTCAAGTTAATAGAGTTCAATTTCAGCTACTTGAGGCAAAAATGATCCATGAAAACATAGGTTATATAAAGTTAAGTTCCTTTAATTTGAACGCAGCAGAATTAATGAAAGAAAGTTTACAAGAAATTAAGGAGAGAAACCCTAAGGGAATCATATGGGATTTGAGAGATAATTCTGGTGGGGAGTTAAATACAGCTGTAACAATAATAAATTATTTTCTAAGTAGTGGAAACATAATCACTACTGAATATAAAGATAGGAAAGGAGCAACTTATGCTGCTGATTCTGAAAAAACAATAGTAGATAAGTTTGTGCCAATTGTAGTACTTGTTAATAGCTCCACTATGTCTGCAGGTGAGGTCAGTGCTTCCGCTATACAAGAAAATGAAAGAGGGATTTTAATAGGAGAGAAGACATATGGAAAAGGAACTATAAATTCAACATATCCTTTATCCGACGGAGCTTTAATGGAGTTAACTGACGGTGCTTGGTATTCCGCTAAAATGAATTCCTATAATCTTATCGGTGTTACACCAAATATTGAGCTAAAGGATGAGATAAAAGATAACACTGACGTAATATTGCAAAGGGCTTTAGAAGTACTTAAGAAATAACATGTTATCGTACAAAAATATAAAATCATGTTATAAAAATATAATACTATATATAAATTTTTATAAAAAATCTTCAAGGTTATATTGTTTTTAATATATCTTTAGGATTTTAATGAAGTTTCATTAATGGAACTTATATAAGAAAAAGATTAGCAAAAAAGAGGTTATATAAAGTGAAATAGCTTTATATAACCTTTAATCTATACATAACAATTATATGTGTTCCAATTAAAAATACACATTGATTATATCAAAAGTATACGGATTTAATGTAGAACTAGCATTGTACAATATAGCTTTAAAAAAATATAAAAAATTTAAACCTATTGTCCATCAATTGCTCCGATAGATTCTAATCTGCCAATGGATTCAAGCCTTCCGATAGATTCTAATCTGCCAATGGATTCAAGTCTTCCGATAGATTCTAATCTACCAATGGATTCAAGTCTTCCGATAGATTCTAATCTACCAATGGATTCGAGTCTTCCGATAGATTCTAATCTACCAATGGATTCAAGTCTTCCGATAGATTCTAATCTGCCAATGGATTCAAGTCTTCCGATAGATTCTAATCTGCCAATGGATTCAAGTCTTCCGATAGACTCCAATCTCCCAATGGACTCAAGTCTTCCAATAGAACTTGTTGTGGAAGTGCTTGTGTTTGATAGAGATGTAAATGCTACTACTGATATAAGTGCAGCTCCAGTGAATAAAGCTAATTTTTTCATATGTACCCCCTCCTTTTACAAGTAAATTATATCAAGGGAAATTTGTGGGTTCAATTAAAATTTGTATAAAAATACAAGACTATTTAAGTTTTATAAATTTTTCTCCATTAAATGGGTTAAAAGGTATGAAAAACTATGTCTAAACTTGTAGAGGGATAAATTCATTGTGTAAAGTTATATTGTATTATGTTGTAAAATATGAGCGTTTTTCTATTTGGAAGTATTGTAGAGGTATTTAACTAGTACAATAGATTAAATTAATTTATAATACAATTAGTAAAATATGAGATACTGTATTATGGAGTTTAAAAATGGGATTAAAAGATGTAAACATGAGGAGTGATTTATATGAGCAAGGTTTTATTAGTAGAGGATGATAGTACCTTGGCATTTGGAATAGAATATACATTAAAAAATGAAGGTTTCGATGTTATATTAGCCGATAATTTAGCTAAAGCTAGAAAAGCTTTTGAAACGGAGAAATTAGATATTGTACTGTTAGATGTAACATTACCTGATGGAAATGGATATGAATTTTGCAGGGAAATAAGAAGCAATTCCACAATGGCTATTATATTTTTAACTTCTTGTAATGATGAAGCAAATGTAGTAATGGGCCTTGATTTAGGTGCAGATGACTATATTTCTAAACCTGTTAGGATAAAAGAGTTAATATCAAGAATCAATGCAGTAATGAGAAGAAATGGCAAGGCCGTGGACTATGCAAATATTATTAAATCAGGGAATATAGAGATTAATGTGCTTAAGGGAAAAGTAAAAAAAGCAGGTAAGGAAATCATATTAACTGCTGTTGAATATAGACTTCTTTTAACTTTAATTGAGCATTCAGAGCAAATATTAAGCAGAAACACTATTTTAGAAAAGTTGTGGGATATAGACGGAGAATTTATCGATGATAATACTCTATCAGTATATATTAGAAGATTAAGAGAAAAAATTGAGGATGACGCTTCGGCTCCTGTACATATTCTTACCGTAAGGGGAGTCGGGTACAAGTGGAATTCTAAAGTTAACTATTAAAACAAATCTTTGTAATTGTGGAGGCTTTATCATGGAGGGTATTTTAAAAAATCCTGAGTTAAAATCAGTTGTAATAAAAATGGTTTTATTACAATTGCTTTTAGCAATATTACTATTTTTTGTAGTAAACACTGGATTAGTTTCTTTGAATAATAAAATAATAGATGAAAATGCTGCATTAGTAGGGCATATACTTTCAGAATATCCGCAAATGGAGGATAATATTGCAGGTTATATAACAAAGGGAGCTGATAAAGAGGAAATAGATAATGGAAGACAAGTTTTAAAAGACTTTGGTTATGAAAAGAATATGCCACTTTCACATCAAACAATGTATAAGGATTCATTTATAAATATACCTATTAAGATAGTTTTGTTAGCACTTATTTACCTTATTCCAATAGTACTATTATTGTTTTTTGAATATAGTAGAATATTTAAAAAAGTAAGAACAATTGCTTTTTCTGCAGATAAGGTTGTGGAAGGAGACTTTAGTATAATACGAAAAGAAAATTTGGAAGGTGAGTTTGGAAAGTTAAGCCATAGTTTTGATGTTATGGCTGAAAGATTAAAATTAAATCTTGAAAAACTAAAGGAAGATAAAGTTTTATTAAAAAACATTATTTCAGATATATCCCATCAATTAAAAACTCCTCTTGCTTCTCTTGTAATATTAAATGACAATTTGCTTCAAGATAAAGATATGGGGGAAGAAATTAGGATGGAGTTTTTGAATAGGAGTAAAGCACAGCTAGACAGAATTGAATGGCTTGTTGAAAATCTTCTTAAAATGGCAAGGCTTGAGGCAGATGCTATAGACTTTCGATACGAAAAAATACAATTATCAGCGCCAGTTCAAGCGTCAGTAAATTATTTAAGAGATTTGTGGAAAGAAAAAAATCAAGAAATAAAGATTAACAGTGAAGATAATATGTTTCTTTACGGAGATGAAGAATGGTTAGAAGAAGCTTTAGCCAATATTATAAAAAATTGTGTTGAGCATACAGGTATAGGTGGCAAGATTGATATTGAGTTAAAAGAAACACCTTTATTTAACAGAATAGTAATAAGAGATACTGGGGAAGGTATAGACCCAAAAGATCTTCCACATGTATTTGAAAGATTCTATAGTGGGAATAATTCAGCTAAGGCAAAAAGTGTAGGTATAGGTCTTTCACTATCAAGGCTTATTATAGAAAAGCAAGGGGGCAGTATTTCGGTTAATAGTGTAAAAGGTGAAGGGACGGAGTTTGTGATAACCTTTCTAAAAGGTATCATTTAGAAAAAAGTAATCTTACAAAATAGTAAGGAAGCAATTCATCTTATAGTAAGGTTCATTAGCTATTATTAATGTATAGTAACTTTTAAACTATATGTTAGGAGGAAATAGTAATGGAAATTTTAAAGACTAAAGATTTGTGTAAGAGCTATGGTAGTGGTGATCTAAAAGTAGAGGCCCTTAAAAATATTAATATTTCAGTTAATCAAGGTGAGTTTGTTGCAATAGTTGGAGCAAGTGGTTCGGGAAAGAGTACTTTGCTTCATCTCCTTGGAGGTATCGATAAACCTACCAGTGGAAGTGTAATTGTTGATGGTTCTGATATATATACCTTAGGTGAGAAGGAACTTGCTGTTTTTAGAAGACGTAAGGTTGGGTTTATATTTCAATCCTATAATCTGATTCCAGTATTAACTGCAGAGGAAAATATGGTAATGCCTTTGCTTTTAGACAATAGAACTGCAGATGAAAAGTATTTTGAGGAGCTACTTACTATTTTAGGCCTTCAGGATAGAAGAAATCATCTTCCGTCAGAATTATCTGGAGGACAACAACAAAGAGTTTCTATAGGAAGGGCTATGGTTTATAAGCCTTCAATAATTCTTGCCGATGAGCCTACAGGAAACTTAGACAGCAAAAATAGCAAGGAAATAATAGAGCTTCTTCAGTACTCTGTTAAAAAGTATCATCAAACCTTGATTGTAATAACACACGATTTAAAAATAGCGGCTGTAGCAGATAGGGTAATAACAATTGATGATGGCTGTGTTGTGAAAAATGAGGTGATGAGAGGATGAAGAATTATTCAGAAATCACGAAAAAGTATCTTAAGTTCCAAAAGAGTAGAACCTTACTTAGTATAATTGGTATCATCCTCTCAGTTACATTAATTACATCAGTGGGAACTTTAGCCGTAAGCATAAGAGATAAAATGATTAGAGAAACCAAGCAGGAATATGGAGATTACCATGTGGCGTTTAATGGAATCTCTGGAAATGCTGCAAATAAAGTAATGAATAATTTTGAAGTTCTAAACTATGGTATTATAAGCCGAGAAAATTTTGCAATAATTAATAAAACCAGCGAAAAAGAAATGTCAGAGAACAGATGGGCGGCACCTTATAGGTATTTAAATATTAAAGGCTATGATAAAAATGCAATGGCTATGCTTAAAGTAGAAGCCAAATATGGAAGATTACCCGAAAACTCAAGGGAGATAGCATTAGATCAGTGGATTTTAGAATACATGGAAAACAAACCGCAAATCGGAAGTAAAATAAAATTAACTGTTGGAAAAAGGATAAACACAGAGAATGGTAAAGAAATTGCCGTTAATACACTTGGTGATGTCGATTGGAGCGCTGAAGAAAGATTCCAAGTTGAGGCTGAAAAAGAATATACTGTTGTAGGCTTTTTAGAGAATAAAGGAATATTTCAATCAGATGCATTTATTGCTAAGGCTATAACCTTTGATGATTACAAGAGTATAAGTGATGATAAAAAATATTTCTTATATTTACAAATGAAATCAATGAATAATATAGAAATGAAAGCTGAAAAAATAGCTGCAGGTATTAATATTTCTGATGTTACCAGTGAAAAAGCAGGAAAACTGGAGGCCCCTAATTTTGGAACTAATGATTTTAATATTCAATATAATAATAGTCTGTTAAGTCTATATGGGAAGAGTATATATGAAGGCGTAAATTCTAGTATGTTCTGGGGCTTTATAATTGCATTTGCATTAATTGTTATTTGTACTATAGCTATAATTTATAATTCTTTTAATATTTCAGTTCTTGAGAGGATTTCACAATATGGAACCTTAAGATGTGTTGGAGCTTCAGAAAAGCAGATAAGAAAAATTGTATATAAAGAAGCGTTCTTCCTAAGTGCAATTGGTATTCCTATTGGTCTCAGTTTAGGAACTCTAGTAATGAAGTTTATATTTTATATTATTGGCTTTCTTAGTTTAGGATCTTTTTATGATATTAGAATGGTGATTTCGCCTTTAGTTATTATACTAAGTGGTATCCTTGGAGTTTTTACTGTTTTCATTTCAGCAGTTGGACCAGCTAATCAGGCAGCTAAGGTTTCACCTCTTGAAGCTGTAAAAAATTCAGGTAGTACAAAGGTTGAAAAAATAAAGAAAATCAAAAAATCATTATTTGTAAAATATATATTTGGTATAGAAGGGCAATTTGCAAACAGAAATATAAGAAGGAACAAAACCAGGTTTAGGATAACTGTTTTTTCAATGATAATCAGTATAGTTTTATATATTGTTACGTCTGGAATAATGGGCTATGCCTTCAAAACTGGATTGGCAGAGGTAGGTAAAAGCTATACGTATCATTTCTATAATACTTATGGGTTTTACGATAATCAGCAATCAAATGGTATAGATAAATCAATATATTTAAATATTAAAAATTTTAATTCAGTGGAAAAATCTTATCCCCTTTATATATCTGATTCAACGATACTGCTGCCAACGGAAAAAGTTACCCACAAATATTATGAACTTAGAAAAGATAATTTTGTTGTGAAGGAAGGAAATGCTTATAGGATTGGAGGAAATAGTTTTGTATCTTATGGGGATGAAGGTCTAGAGGAACTAAAGAAAAATCTTAGTGTTGGTACTACTGATAAGGATGTTTTAAATAAAGAAAAGGGAGTTGTTCTAGTAAACACATCTAAAATATATGGAGAAAAAGGTAACAGTGTCGTAACCGATGTGACCAATTATAAAGTTGGAGACGAAATAGAAATAAAGATTGAAAGTGCAGGAGATAATAAGTATAAAAAGGTTAAAATAGTTGGTATAGCTGATAAAAGTATTTTAACTGATAAATATAATGAGAATGCAGGACTAATAATGATAACAACCCCTGAGGTGTATAAAGATGTTACAGGCAAGGATAATATTTCACATATATTTGTTGTAGCTAAGCCCGAGGTTTCACACACTGAAATCACTGA is a window encoding:
- a CDS encoding ABC transporter permease codes for the protein MKNYSEITKKYLKFQKSRTLLSIIGIILSVTLITSVGTLAVSIRDKMIRETKQEYGDYHVAFNGISGNAANKVMNNFEVLNYGIISRENFAIINKTSEKEMSENRWAAPYRYLNIKGYDKNAMAMLKVEAKYGRLPENSREIALDQWILEYMENKPQIGSKIKLTVGKRINTENGKEIAVNTLGDVDWSAEERFQVEAEKEYTVVGFLENKGIFQSDAFIAKAITFDDYKSISDDKKYFLYLQMKSMNNIEMKAEKIAAGINISDVTSEKAGKLEAPNFGTNDFNIQYNNSLLSLYGKSIYEGVNSSMFWGFIIAFALIVICTIAIIYNSFNISVLERISQYGTLRCVGASEKQIRKIVYKEAFFLSAIGIPIGLSLGTLVMKFIFYIIGFLSLGSFYDIRMVISPLVIILSGILGVFTVFISAVGPANQAAKVSPLEAVKNSGSTKVEKIKKIKKSLFVKYIFGIEGQFANRNIRRNKTRFRITVFSMIISIVLYIVTSGIMGYAFKTGLAEVGKSYTYHFYNTYGFYDNQQSNGIDKSIYLNIKNFNSVEKSYPLYISDSTILLPTEKVTHKYYELRKDNFVVKEGNAYRIGGNSFVSYGDEGLEELKKNLSVGTTDKDVLNKEKGVVLVNTSKIYGEKGNSVVTDVTNYKVGDEIEIKIESAGDNKYKKVKIVGIADKSILTDKYNENAGLIMITTPEVYKDVTGKDNISHIFVVAKPEVSHTEITEYFKEMQRNNAAYGYTDNEKASKENKDTKMILSILLYGFIFVVAFIGCLNISNTISTNLILRIKEFAVLKAIGMTQEAIRKMILLEGLLYGLVSALYGTIIGTIVYYIVFKILAGVSEIPWTMPWKDIIVAAVSSILITAIWSLLSMRKVNFGIIADDLRKEN
- a CDS encoding methyl-accepting chemotaxis protein; this encodes MNSNPELLTHVKKVNKIVSYILIFFALTSLIMTILLKKPIPLLGNISIFLGAALSIAFFKKQGFEKKVMYIATLAFTIYALTSFPVAPSIATSILLLMLSFCIIALYLNKLLVLINGIVIFIALIILQVLVKPIFNPEDFIPSLILIIIINLCLFFLTDWGEKLIFSANEKETTARNLLMELEKTMDVILTSNYSLNSDITNCNDNVGVVHEISNSMATTVQEITKGVVGQTESVNHINRMMKEADGKVSEITNFSKQLADVSSNANQVVREGSEKVSIMANQISIIGESVSKSYETVIELSNNMDEVNNFLIGITQISEQTNLLALNASIEASRAGESGKGFAVVADEVRKLAEQSGSTVEQINKIITKIKEKTQNVLIEVNKGHTAMKEGKTYGEQVNNSFNMIQSSFNNINKFISEEISKIDNLASLFSKINMESESIASIAEEHSASTEELLATTEELNANIATIYSLLKQIKDSSDKLQNVINNNIFNV
- a CDS encoding galactose ABC transporter substrate-binding protein is translated as MSKLKNKILLIVSLIMIITISICNNAIVIKAISNGIKTETIEVGVVLNNFYNPYNLSIKKSLEDIAKENNNNVKFTFFDGKGNEAIENELVGKMFNENYKLLLVAIVDKRSSELVSNFVSKAKNKNVPIIFINTTPADIDVLNGYTKALAINTDSIQAATLQGKLIVDAWNTNKKSMDKNNDDILQYILIQGEPESYAAIVRNQYVIQTINNARIKTEELAKISANWNSDIAEAAIQPLFFRYGDKIEAIISNNDSMAIGTIKALQKYGYNKGNKIKTIPVFGIGAVSEAQELIKKGFMAGSVLQNPRLLAEALYTVGMNLILNKLPLEGTNYKFDKRGKIILIPFEEYKGQDKSLSQIDLGF
- a CDS encoding response regulator transcription factor yields the protein MSKVLLVEDDSTLAFGIEYTLKNEGFDVILADNLAKARKAFETEKLDIVLLDVTLPDGNGYEFCREIRSNSTMAIIFLTSCNDEANVVMGLDLGADDYISKPVRIKELISRINAVMRRNGKAVDYANIIKSGNIEINVLKGKVKKAGKEIILTAVEYRLLLTLIEHSEQILSRNTILEKLWDIDGEFIDDNTLSVYIRRLREKIEDDASAPVHILTVRGVGYKWNSKVNY
- a CDS encoding HAMP domain-containing sensor histidine kinase; protein product: MEGILKNPELKSVVIKMVLLQLLLAILLFFVVNTGLVSLNNKIIDENAALVGHILSEYPQMEDNIAGYITKGADKEEIDNGRQVLKDFGYEKNMPLSHQTMYKDSFINIPIKIVLLALIYLIPIVLLLFFEYSRIFKKVRTIAFSADKVVEGDFSIIRKENLEGEFGKLSHSFDVMAERLKLNLEKLKEDKVLLKNIISDISHQLKTPLASLVILNDNLLQDKDMGEEIRMEFLNRSKAQLDRIEWLVENLLKMARLEADAIDFRYEKIQLSAPVQASVNYLRDLWKEKNQEIKINSEDNMFLYGDEEWLEEALANIIKNCVEHTGIGGKIDIELKETPLFNRIVIRDTGEGIDPKDLPHVFERFYSGNNSAKAKSVGIGLSLSRLIIEKQGGSISVNSVKGEGTEFVITFLKGII
- a CDS encoding S41 family peptidase, translating into MKNYKKILKPITAICIVFAWFFIGFKVRDYMIGSDIKYINEAKRLIESKYYGDMPQMDLKYLAVRGMLYNLGDKRANLLTPEIADRYLQYMDGNYGVIGISSDMEDGSFVVKGVRNGGPAEKAGILEGDKIVEIDGWKVRKDSTYSENAYRIIGPKNTAVKLVIERDGENLDFQVNRVQFQLLEAKMIHENIGYIKLSSFNLNAAELMKESLQEIKERNPKGIIWDLRDNSGGELNTAVTIINYFLSSGNIITTEYKDRKGATYAADSEKTIVDKFVPIVVLVNSSTMSAGEVSASAIQENERGILIGEKTYGKGTINSTYPLSDGALMELTDGAWYSAKMNSYNLIGVTPNIELKDEIKDNTDVILQRALEVLKK
- a CDS encoding ABC transporter ATP-binding protein, coding for MEILKTKDLCKSYGSGDLKVEALKNINISVNQGEFVAIVGASGSGKSTLLHLLGGIDKPTSGSVIVDGSDIYTLGEKELAVFRRRKVGFIFQSYNLIPVLTAEENMVMPLLLDNRTADEKYFEELLTILGLQDRRNHLPSELSGGQQQRVSIGRAMVYKPSIILADEPTGNLDSKNSKEIIELLQYSVKKYHQTLIVITHDLKIAAVADRVITIDDGCVVKNEVMRG